A region from the Chloroflexota bacterium genome encodes:
- a CDS encoding RidA family protein, which yields MQVEAKIEELGLTLPTPGTPMGNYVPGVRTGNLVFLSGVGPGQAGGQQWSGKVGRDYTTEEGYEAARGCALNLLGNLKSVIGDLDKVTRVLKVLGMVNADPEFTSPPAVINGCSDLLVELFGERGRHARSAVGMAALPNAIPVEIEMVVEVED from the coding sequence ATGCAGGTCGAGGCAAAGATTGAGGAGCTGGGACTGACCCTGCCCACCCCCGGCACGCCCATGGGCAACTACGTCCCCGGCGTCCGCACCGGCAACCTGGTGTTCCTGAGCGGCGTCGGGCCCGGACAGGCCGGCGGCCAGCAGTGGTCGGGCAAGGTTGGCCGCGACTACACCACCGAAGAGGGTTACGAGGCCGCCCGCGGCTGCGCCCTGAACCTCCTCGGCAACCTGAAGAGCGTCATCGGCGACCTCGACAAGGTGACCCGCGTCCTCAAGGTGCTCGGCATGGTCAACGCCGACCCCGAGTTCACGTCGCCGCCCGCGGTCATCAACGGCTGCTCGGACCTGCTGGTGGAGCTCTTCGGCGAGCGCGGTCGCCACGCACGTTCCGCCGTCGGCATGGCCGCGCTCCCCAACGCCATCCCGGTCGAGATCGAGATGGTCGTGGAGGTCGAGGACTAG
- the aroE gene encoding shikimate dehydrogenase, with the protein MAAKRVGIIGYPIRHSASPAFQNAALQHCGVDATFTAWEVAPDELSKWVWSQDRSDLLGFGVTVPHKTEIIKVLDHVDEDAASVGAVNTVVVTENYGLVGYNTDTYGFLHALQQEGGFDVRGQDVLVLGAVGVSRAVCGVLLREGVASLTLANRTVSRAESLLADIDRHGVPVQSVALDDAAIASALGNRGPVGLIVNCTSMGMLHGPAEGASPISAALIPPDAFVYDLVYNPPVTPIMELARGAGARMLNGLPMLVYQGARGFRLWTGLDAPVDVMMAAARKAVEGG; encoded by the coding sequence TTGGCGGCCAAGCGCGTTGGCATCATAGGCTACCCCATCCGGCACTCGGCCTCGCCGGCGTTCCAGAACGCGGCCCTCCAGCACTGCGGCGTCGACGCGACGTTCACGGCGTGGGAGGTCGCGCCCGATGAGCTATCGAAATGGGTCTGGAGCCAGGACCGCTCGGACCTGCTCGGATTCGGCGTCACCGTGCCGCACAAGACGGAGATCATCAAGGTGCTCGACCATGTGGACGAGGACGCGGCTTCGGTAGGCGCAGTGAACACCGTCGTGGTCACCGAAAACTACGGGCTTGTCGGCTACAACACGGACACCTACGGCTTCCTGCACGCGCTGCAGCAGGAAGGGGGGTTTGACGTCCGGGGACAGGACGTGCTCGTGCTGGGAGCGGTCGGGGTGTCGCGGGCCGTGTGCGGCGTCCTGCTGCGCGAGGGAGTGGCGTCGCTGACGCTCGCGAACCGCACCGTCTCCCGCGCCGAGTCACTGCTTGCGGACATCGACCGCCACGGCGTTCCCGTGCAGTCCGTCGCCCTCGACGACGCCGCAATCGCGTCTGCGCTGGGCAATCGGGGGCCTGTCGGCCTCATCGTCAACTGCACGTCGATGGGCATGCTGCACGGGCCGGCCGAGGGCGCGTCGCCCATCTCGGCGGCGCTCATTCCGCCCGACGCCTTCGTGTACGACCTCGTGTACAACCCGCCGGTGACGCCAATCATGGAGCTCGCGCGGGGCGCCGGCGCCCGGATGTTGAACGGCCTGCCGATGCTCGTCTACCAGGGCGCCAGGGGCTTTCGGCTGTGGACGGGCCTCGACGCGCCGGTGGACGTCATGATGGCGGCGGCGCGGAAGGCCGTGGAGGGCGGGTAG